ATTGTGGAACATATTAGTCCGTTATTGGCGGAACATGTCAGGGATATTTTGACCTGGCGCAGCACTGAGTATTTTGCGACACGATATAGAAGGGGTGAGTAATGATGGATTGTATTTTTTGTCAGCTGCCGAAAGAAACCTTTATTGCTGAAAATGAGCTTGCAGTTGCTATTTTTGACAAGTTTCCTGTTAATCCTGGGCATACGCTGGTAATTCCCAAGCGTCATTTTGCAAATTTTTTTGAGGCGACTGGAGAAGAAATAATGGCTATTTATGATTTGTTACAGGAAGTAAAAAGGATACTTGAAACGCAATTCAAGCCCGATGGCTATAATGTTGGAATAAACGTAGGGCAAGTAGCTGGACAGACTATCATGCATCTGCATGTCCATGTCATTCCCCGTTATCAGGGGGATGTGGATAAGCCCCGCGGTGGGATAAGAAACTTGAAGCCAAATTTAGTACCTTATGTGGAGGAACTGTAGAGATGAAGGTTTATAACAAACTGGTGAGAGATCGAATACCAGAAATCATTGAACAGACCGGCAAAAAGGTGGAGTATGAAGTGGTGGAGGATAATGAGAAAGTGATCCAGCTGCTGGAAGAGAAACTTCTGGAGGAATGGCAGGAGTATAAGGAGAGCGGGAGTGTGGAGGAGATTGCCGACCTGCTGGAGGTGTTGTTTGCTATAGCCGAGAGGAAAGGGATAAGCAGGGATGAGTTATTGGAGCTGGCAAGAAAGAAGGCAGAGGAACGAGGGGGGTTTAGGAGAGGGGTGGTTTTGATTGGAACATATTGATAATTGTTGCTTAAATCGATAATTTAAGAAGGAATCCACTTTCATCAGGGCGAACTAAAAATACTGACAAATCGCCAAAAAGGAAGGTTCTAATGAAGCCAGAGCTAAACCTCTTCGCTGTTATTCCTGAAAAATTTTTCAGCGTCCTGGCCAGCCCCCTCAAAGAGGACTATGCTAATATCCTCTTCCGCATTTTCCACCAGTACCGGTTGACCAATTTCGGTTTATCCAGGGAAGTTTTGCTGGATATCATCATTGATTACCTGGAGGAAAAGGCGGAAGATGAACAATTTACCCGTCTGCTCGATGAAAGCGTCTGGGAAGAAAGCCTGGACCTGGGCAGCTCGCCCCGGGACCGGGCCAGCTTTGTTTTGCGCAAACTGGAGGAAACGGGCTGGATTACCAGAGAAACCCTGGTCAATTATGAAGAATATATCAATCTCACCGATTATGCCATTCAAATCCTGGACTTGCTGGACAAAATCCGCAAAAACCACCGGGCGGAATACCAGGGTTATGTATTTGCTACCTATACTTTACTTTACACCGAGGAGGCCAGCCGGCAGGGGGCCATGGCCCTGGAAAAGGCCTATGAGCAGACGGAAGCCCTGCTCAACGGGCTGAAGGCGTTAAGTCATAATATCAAGCGCTATATTGAACGGGTTCAGGATGAACTGGATCCGAAGGCCATCTTGCGCCTGCATTTTGAAGATTATAAGGCGGAGATTCTGGACCGCAGTTATCACCGGTTGAAAACATCGGATAACGTTTCCCGCTATCGGCCTAAAATCGTGGACAGGATCAACCAGTGGTACAATGATGAAAACTGGGTACAGGAAGCGGCAGTCCATGAGGTGCAGCGCCGGCGCCAGGGGGAGCTGACCATAGAGGAGGCGCGAGAGCTGATTTATGGGCGCATGGATTTTATCCGACAAACCTACCTCAACCTGGATCAACTGCTGGAGGAAATCGATCGGCGCAATTCCCAGTATGCCAGTGCCTCTCTGTTGCAGATTCAGTACCGGCTGAACAGCAGCCAGAACCTGGAGGGGCAAATTCTTTCCCTTTTGCAGTACCTGGCCCAGTTGTTAACCGAACAGGCAGCCCGGGGAGATGATGATTTGCCAGCGGCCATGGCTGGACTGTTCAGCCTGTACAGCCAGTCTTATCTGGATGAAAAATCCCTTTATACTCCCCGCCGGGCAGCGCGACAGCACCAGCCGGCAGAAGTGGTGGAAGCGGTTACAGTGGACGAGCGGGTTCGGGCCCAACGGGTGGCGGAACTGCAGGCGCGCCTGGCGGAAAAGCTGACCCGGGACAAAATCAACCGCTATGTGCTGGAGAAACTGGGCGAACGGGAGATGATCCGGGCCGAAGAGCTGGGTATCGAGGCCATGGAGGATTACCTCAAATTGATTTACACGGCAGTCTATGGCCGTTCACAGCGGGTGGACTACCGGGTGGAGTATAGTGGACCGCGGGTAACAGCGGCAGAAGGAGCTTTTGAATTCAAAAATATCGTCATCCGGCGGCGGAAGGGAAGATAACAGGATGAACTGGTATACCCGTTATGAGGGATTGAATAACAGTGATAAAGGGGAATTTAACCGGGTGGTAAATTTATTACTTGCGGTGACTTTTGTCAATAAAAAGCATCCCGACCAGCGCCGGGATTATTATTTCATCGAACGGCATGAGGAAATGTTTCACCAGTATTTGGCCCTGGCCGGCTGGGAGCTGCGACATGATGCTGTCCACGGCGTTTACCAGGCTGTCAACAGTCAGGACTTCAATCGCTTGCGGCTGAAGCTGGAGGAGAGCATTATTCTTCTGCTCATCCGGTTGATCTATGAGGAAAAACGCAAGGAGCTGCATCTATCTGAACACGTTAGTTTCCGGGTGAGGGAGTTGCAGGAAAAATATGCTGCCCTGAAAATCAGCAAACGGCCTATCAATAAAAAGTCTTTGCGGGAAGGGTTGGCCCTGTTTAAGCGTTTTCATCTGCTGGAGGTTCTGGATGGGGATGTGACCGACCCGGAATGCCGCCTCCTGATCTATCCGGCTATTTTGCTGGCAGTCAGGGTGGAGGATGTGCGCCAGGTTTACGAGCGACTGAGCGCCTATGGGGAAGATGGGGAAGAAGGAGAAGCAGAATGAAAGACTTGACGGGGATTAAACTGATCAACTGGCATTATTTTACCAATGAAACCATTCGTATCAAGAACAGTGTACTTTTGACCGGGGACAATGGCTCGGGAAAGTCTACCATTCTGGATGCCATGCAATATGTGCTGGTGGCTGATTTGCGCAAAATCAAATTCAATGTTTCTGCCCATGATGAGACCAAACGGGATCTTTTGGGCTATTTGCGCTGTAAAACCGGCAATGACCGCAGTGATGGCAGGAAGTTTTTGCGCCAGGGGGATATTACTTCTTTTGTGGTCCTGGAATTTTTTGATACTGACAAACAAAAGCCCTTTCTGCTGGGGGTGGTGGCTGATTCCTATGCCGATGACATCAACTGGGACAGCCGCTTTTTTAAAATTGAAAACCAGGCCCTTGCGGATGAGTTGTTTTTCCTGCCCGGCACCAGACGACCGAGGAATATCAAGGTCTTTCGGGACCATTTAAAAAAATTGTCCGGTGCTACCCTTTATCCTTCCGCTGACCAGTATCGGCGGGATTTGCTGCAAAAATTGGGTTCTTTAAATGAACGTTTTTTTGAGCTGCTGGTCAAAGCCATTTCCTTTAAGCCCATTACCGATATCCGGGAGTTTGTCTACAATTATGTCCTGGATGCCAAACCCATTCAGATCGAGGCCATGGTGGAAAACTTCCGCCGTTACAGCGAATACCGCAATCTGGCCCGGCAGACCAGAGAAAAGATTGAGGACCTGACTGCGATTCTGGACCGGTATCAGGAAATCCGGAACCAGCAGGAGACGGCCCGGATGCAGGAGTATATCATCAAAGGGGCTACTGCCGTCGGTCTCAGGGCTGAGCTGGAAGCCAATCTGCGCGACAGCGCCCGGAAAGAAGAAGATTTAAACCGGATCAAAAGCGAGCTGGCCGGGCTGGCCAACCGGGAAGAGGTTCTGGAAGGGGAATGTAACGGCTACCGGGAAGCACTGGCTGCCAGTAGCACTTACCAGTTGATTAAAGACCTGGAAAGGGAGATCAGCTGGCTGGAGGTGGAGGAAAAACGGCTGGAGCAGGACAGGCAAATGCTGCAGGAACTTGCCGCTGCTGAGCTGGCTTCTCTGCGGCGCTTGCTGGCAGCCAATTGTCTAACTGAATCAGAAAAACTGACCCTGGCTCCTTTGCCGCCTCTCCTGACGGCCTTGAGTCAGGGCCAGGGCGGGGAGGAAGCGGCAGCGGTTCTGGCGGCCGGTTTGGCTGCCCTCAAAGAGGTCCAGGCCCGGCTGGACCAGGAGATCTGGACCCTGAAAGGCCGGTTGCAGGAACTGACAGAAAGGGAAGAAAAGTTACGGTCAGAACTGGCCCAGTTGCGCCAGGGACGGTTTGCCTATGACCGGCGGATTACCGATTTACAGGCCGTGATTCGCCAGGGCTTCCGCCAGGATAAGGGGCTGGAAGTGGAAGTATCGATTCTCTGCGAATTGCTGGAAATCAGGGATGAAAAATGGCGGGATGCCGTCGAAGGCTTTTTAAATACCCAGCGCTTCGATCTGCTGGTGGAACCCCGGTATTTTGACTATGCCCTGACCCTGTATGAACGCTATAAAAGGCAGAAAGGGATTTCCGGTGTGGGCCTGGTTAATACCCGGGCGGTGGAAAAATTTATCGACCGCGTGGAAGCCAATGCCCTGGCTGAAGAAGTACTGACGGATAATCCTTATGCTCGTGGTTATGTCAACCAGTTACTGGGCAATGTAATCAAATGTGAAACAGAACAGGAGTTGAAATATCACCGCCGGGCCATCACTCCCACCTGTATGACTTACCAGAACAATACTGCTCGTCAGATTAACTTTAAAGTCTATGAAACCCCTTATATCGGTGAAAAAGCTATTCCCAAACAAATCGCCAAAAAGGAAGGGGAACTGGCTGAACTGGTACGGGAACGGGAACAGCTGGCTGCTATGCTGGCGGAGCGGGAAAGCTGGCGGCGGGAAACGGCGTATAAAGAAGGCAGCTACGCCAAATTAACAGACCGCTTATCTGCTATTACCCGCCTGGCGGCGATACGAGATGAACTGGCTGCTAAACGGGCAGAGCTGGACCGGATGGATCGCTCGGATCTGGAGGCTCTGCAGGGTCAACTGGCTTTGCGGCAGGCGGAACTGAAACAGGTGCGGGAACAGATTAATTTACGCAACCGGGAAGCAGGGGCGGCAGAAGAAGCATTGAAGCGGGCCCGTAATCTGCAGCTGGAGTTAAAGCTGCAAGCCGAGGCAGCAGAAGCGGAATGGGAAGAGTTCAAAAGGCGTTATCCCGAACTGGCGGTCCGGGGTGAGGAAAGTTTGCAGAAAGAGCTGGCCCGCAAAAAGCCGCGGGAAGTGGCGGAAAGTTTTCGCATCAACTACCAGGGCCTGCTAACCCAGATCAATACCAAACAGCAGCAGTTAATGAGCTTGCAGAGCCAGTACAACAACCGGTGGCATTTCGGTGGCCGGATTGACGGGAACGATATCGCGGAATACCGGGCGGAATATCAAAAGCTGGCGGACAGCGAGTTACCGGAATACGAGGAAAAAATCCTTCAGGCTCAAAAAGAGGCTGAGGAGGAATTTAAGGAACATTTCATCTACAAACTAAAGGAAAATATTGAACTGGCTCAATCACAGTTCAACACCCTCAATGATGCCCTGAAAGATATTGCTTTTGGTTCTGACAAATACCGCTTTCTGGTTACTCCCAGCCAGAAGTACAAGCGGTTTTATGATATGATTATGGACACTGATTTGCTGGGCGGTGGCGAATCCCTTTTTGCTTCTCATTTCCGGGAACGGCACCGGGAAGCCATGGACGAGCTGTTTGAGCGCATGGAAAATCAGCACCTGGAAGCGGTAAAAGAAAACGTGGAGTTGTTTACTGACTATCGCACTTTTCTGGATTATGATATTAAGATTTACCATGCCAATGGCGAGGTTTCTACCTTTTCTAAGGTTTGTCGGGAGAAATCCGGTGGTGAGACCCAAACTCCCTATTATGTAGCGATTGTAGCTTCCTTCCTGCAATTATACCGGCTGAAGCACAATCGGGCGGCGGCGCGCCTGGTTATGTTTGATGAAGCCTTTAACCGCATGGACAGCGACCGGGTGGAAAATTTCCTGCGCTTTTTGCGGGACCTGGGCTTACAGGCCCTGATCGCTGCTCCTACCGATAAATGTGAATATATTGCCCCCTATGTCGGCACCACCTTATTAGTGATGCGGGATGGCCATAGCAGCTGGATCGAGGATTATAAAGTGCTGAAGGAAGAGATGCTCCGCCGTTAGGAGGTCAGCGATGAATCAGCATAGCCGTCAGATTCTGCATACTCTTTTAGACAAATATGAAAACAGCGGCAGTTACCGGGGCACCAGCACCAGGCCCCGCCGGCTATTTTACCGATTTACTCCCCGGACCTTGCCAGCCTATTTTGATGATACTTCAGCCCGGCAGAAAGAGGAAATTAACAGCGATATGATCCATTTGGCTGAAGCAGGGGTAATCGAGATTTTCTGGGTGAAACATGAGGAAGGCAATCTCATCCAGAAAGTGGCCCTGAGAATAGAAGGCTTACCCACTGCCTTTCATCTGCTCAGGCGTACGCCGCGCCAGAGCCGGGAAGAGAGTATGCTGGCCCTGGTCCGCAATTACCGGGGCCAGGGTCCCGCCTGGCTGGAAAACTTTCTGGCCTGGCTGGAGGAGCGGCTGCTGCTTCGGGAAGGCATTAGTCCATATCTGGACTTGCATGACATGGAAATAGCCGACCGGGTTCTGACTGCCCTGCAGGCCCTGACAGAGCTACAGGAAGAAACGCCCGAGCGGGTATTCAGCCTGCGGGTGCTGGGACATAGTAAAGCCTGGGCGGCTATTGCTCAGAGGGTCCTGCGGATAGTGCGGGATTTTCACGGGGGCTGGGGCCTGGAGGAGGCCCGGGAGGTCTGGGCGGAATTTGGTCTGGTGGCCAATCCCCAGCATATTTTTGTTCATGGTAACCTCACCCTGCAAGTAGCCGGTGGGATAGTGGAAACCCGCCTTTTCCAGCCTGATCTGGGTCTTTCTGCCCAGCTGATTCAAAATATGCAGGTGCTGGACGTCCAGGCAGACTTCCTCATCACCATCGAGAATTTGACTTCTTTTTATCAATTCATTCGCAAACATCCGGGCCAATATGTGGCAGTCTACCTGGGCGGTTACCACAACCGGTTACGGAGGGAGTTTTTGCAGAAAATCCAGCGTTGCCTGCTGGAGCAGGGCCGGGAGATTCCCTGTTATCACTGGGGGGATATCGATTACGGCGGCTTTGATATTTTCCGCCACCTGGCTGAACACAGTTTACTGCCGCTCAATCCCTATCTGATGGATTCCGAGACCTTGCTGCGGCATCGCCATTTGGCCCTTGCCATCAGTGATGCTTATGCCCGGCGCCTGGCGGGGTTGCTGGATAAGCCAGGATTTGAGGCGTTTCGCGAGGTGATAGAGGTAATGCTGCGGGAAAGAATCCGGCTGGAGCAGGAATCGGTGGAGGTAATTGTGTAGGGGGGAGAAGTTATACAGTGTAGCAGCATTATATTTATCACGAGATAAATTCGACTTAAGTATAGAAATTCCTAATTTCATACAAACAAATTAAGCAAATGATATAATGTTTATAGAGAGGTGATATATATGGAAACGAAAATTACATTA
This genomic stretch from Carboxydocella sporoproducens DSM 16521 harbors:
- a CDS encoding DUF4194 domain-containing protein is translated as MNWYTRYEGLNNSDKGEFNRVVNLLLAVTFVNKKHPDQRRDYYFIERHEEMFHQYLALAGWELRHDAVHGVYQAVNSQDFNRLRLKLEESIILLLIRLIYEEKRKELHLSEHVSFRVRELQEKYAALKISKRPINKKSLREGLALFKRFHLLEVLDGDVTDPECRLLIYPAILLAVRVEDVRQVYERLSAYGEDGEEGEAE
- a CDS encoding ATP-binding protein, whose translation is MKDLTGIKLINWHYFTNETIRIKNSVLLTGDNGSGKSTILDAMQYVLVADLRKIKFNVSAHDETKRDLLGYLRCKTGNDRSDGRKFLRQGDITSFVVLEFFDTDKQKPFLLGVVADSYADDINWDSRFFKIENQALADELFFLPGTRRPRNIKVFRDHLKKLSGATLYPSADQYRRDLLQKLGSLNERFFELLVKAISFKPITDIREFVYNYVLDAKPIQIEAMVENFRRYSEYRNLARQTREKIEDLTAILDRYQEIRNQQETARMQEYIIKGATAVGLRAELEANLRDSARKEEDLNRIKSELAGLANREEVLEGECNGYREALAASSTYQLIKDLEREISWLEVEEKRLEQDRQMLQELAAAELASLRRLLAANCLTESEKLTLAPLPPLLTALSQGQGGEEAAAVLAAGLAALKEVQARLDQEIWTLKGRLQELTEREEKLRSELAQLRQGRFAYDRRITDLQAVIRQGFRQDKGLEVEVSILCELLEIRDEKWRDAVEGFLNTQRFDLLVEPRYFDYALTLYERYKRQKGISGVGLVNTRAVEKFIDRVEANALAEEVLTDNPYARGYVNQLLGNVIKCETEQELKYHRRAITPTCMTYQNNTARQINFKVYETPYIGEKAIPKQIAKKEGELAELVREREQLAAMLAERESWRRETAYKEGSYAKLTDRLSAITRLAAIRDELAAKRAELDRMDRSDLEALQGQLALRQAELKQVREQINLRNREAGAAEEALKRARNLQLELKLQAEAAEAEWEEFKRRYPELAVRGEESLQKELARKKPREVAESFRINYQGLLTQINTKQQQLMSLQSQYNNRWHFGGRIDGNDIAEYRAEYQKLADSELPEYEEKILQAQKEAEEEFKEHFIYKLKENIELAQSQFNTLNDALKDIAFGSDKYRFLVTPSQKYKRFYDMIMDTDLLGGGESLFASHFRERHREAMDELFERMENQHLEAVKENVELFTDYRTFLDYDIKIYHANGEVSTFSKVCREKSGGETQTPYYVAIVASFLQLYRLKHNRAAARLVMFDEAFNRMDSDRVENFLRFLRDLGLQALIAAPTDKCEYIAPYVGTTLLVMRDGHSSWIEDYKVLKEEMLRR
- a CDS encoding HIT family protein, which gives rise to MMDCIFCQLPKETFIAENELAVAIFDKFPVNPGHTLVIPKRHFANFFEATGEEIMAIYDLLQEVKRILETQFKPDGYNVGINVGQVAGQTIMHLHVHVIPRYQGDVDKPRGGIRNLKPNLVPYVEEL
- a CDS encoding nucleoside triphosphate pyrophosphohydrolase, with amino-acid sequence MKVYNKLVRDRIPEIIEQTGKKVEYEVVEDNEKVIQLLEEKLLEEWQEYKESGSVEEIADLLEVLFAIAERKGISRDELLELARKKAEERGGFRRGVVLIGTY
- a CDS encoding Wadjet anti-phage system protein JetD domain-containing protein, whose protein sequence is MNQHSRQILHTLLDKYENSGSYRGTSTRPRRLFYRFTPRTLPAYFDDTSARQKEEINSDMIHLAEAGVIEIFWVKHEEGNLIQKVALRIEGLPTAFHLLRRTPRQSREESMLALVRNYRGQGPAWLENFLAWLEERLLLREGISPYLDLHDMEIADRVLTALQALTELQEETPERVFSLRVLGHSKAWAAIAQRVLRIVRDFHGGWGLEEAREVWAEFGLVANPQHIFVHGNLTLQVAGGIVETRLFQPDLGLSAQLIQNMQVLDVQADFLITIENLTSFYQFIRKHPGQYVAVYLGGYHNRLRREFLQKIQRCLLEQGREIPCYHWGDIDYGGFDIFRHLAEHSLLPLNPYLMDSETLLRHRHLALAISDAYARRLAGLLDKPGFEAFREVIEVMLRERIRLEQESVEVIV
- a CDS encoding Wadjet anti-phage system protein JetA family protein, with translation MKPELNLFAVIPEKFFSVLASPLKEDYANILFRIFHQYRLTNFGLSREVLLDIIIDYLEEKAEDEQFTRLLDESVWEESLDLGSSPRDRASFVLRKLEETGWITRETLVNYEEYINLTDYAIQILDLLDKIRKNHRAEYQGYVFATYTLLYTEEASRQGAMALEKAYEQTEALLNGLKALSHNIKRYIERVQDELDPKAILRLHFEDYKAEILDRSYHRLKTSDNVSRYRPKIVDRINQWYNDENWVQEAAVHEVQRRRQGELTIEEARELIYGRMDFIRQTYLNLDQLLEEIDRRNSQYASASLLQIQYRLNSSQNLEGQILSLLQYLAQLLTEQAARGDDDLPAAMAGLFSLYSQSYLDEKSLYTPRRAARQHQPAEVVEAVTVDERVRAQRVAELQARLAEKLTRDKINRYVLEKLGEREMIRAEELGIEAMEDYLKLIYTAVYGRSQRVDYRVEYSGPRVTAAEGAFEFKNIVIRRRKGR